Proteins found in one Canis aureus isolate CA01 chromosome 19, VMU_Caureus_v.1.0, whole genome shotgun sequence genomic segment:
- the ELOF1 gene encoding transcription elongation factor 1 homolog isoform X2 — translation MGRRKSKRKPPPKKKMTGTLETQFTCPFCNHEKSCDVKMDRARNTGVISCTVCLEEFQTPITSQICQNQWMCTVIG, via the exons ATGGGGCGCAGAAAGTCCAAACGGAAGCCACCCCCCAAAAAGAAGATGACCGGCACCTTAGAGACCCAGTTCACCTGCCCCTTCTGCAACCACGAGAAGTCTTGTGACGTAAAGAT GGATCGTGCCCGCAACACCGGAGTCATCTCTTGTACCGTGTGCCTAGAGGAATTCCAGACGCCCATCACAT CCCAGATCTGTCAGAACCAGTGGATGTGTACAGTGATTGGATAG
- the ELOF1 gene encoding transcription elongation factor 1 homolog isoform X1, protein MGRRKSKRKPPPKKKMTGTLETQFTCPFCNHEKSCDVKMDRARNTGVISCTVCLEEFQTPITYLSEPVDVYSDWIDACEAANQ, encoded by the exons ATGGGGCGCAGAAAGTCCAAACGGAAGCCACCCCCCAAAAAGAAGATGACCGGCACCTTAGAGACCCAGTTCACCTGCCCCTTCTGCAACCACGAGAAGTCTTGTGACGTAAAGAT GGATCGTGCCCGCAACACCGGAGTCATCTCTTGTACCGTGTGCCTAGAGGAATTCCAGACGCCCATCACAT ATCTGTCAGAACCAGTGGATGTGTACAGTGATTGGATAGATGCCTGCGAGGCAGCCAATCAGTAG